The DNA segment AGGCCCGCGTCGAGGAGGGCCTTCATGAGCACGGGCACTCCGCCGCGGCGGTCGACGTCGTTCATGACGTACTTGCCGAAGGGCTTGAGGTCGCCGATGTGCGGCACCTTCGAGCCGATGCGGTTGAAGTCGTCGAGCGTGAGGTCGACCTCGGCCTCGCGTGCGATCGCGAGCAGGTGCAGCACGATGTTCGTCGAGCCGCCGAGGGCCATGCCGACCGCGATGGCGTTCTCGAACGCCTCCTTGGTGAGGATCTGCCGTGCCGTGATGCCCTGCTTCAGGAGGTTCACGACCGCCTCGCCCGAGCGGTGGGCGTAGTAGTCGCGACGACGGTCGGCCGAGGCCGGCGAGGCCGAACCCGGCAGCGAGAGGCCGAGCGCCTCGGCGACCGAGGCCATGGTGTTCGCGGTGTACATGCCGCCGCAGGCACCCTCGCCGGGCGCGAACGCGCACTCGATGCGCTTGGCGTCCTCTTCGCTCATCTTGCCGGCCTTGACCGCGCCGACGGCCTCGAACGAGTCGATGATCGTGATGTCCTTCTCGGTGCCGTCCGAGAGCCGCACCCAGCCGGGTGCGATCGAGCCCGCGTAGAGGAACACCGACGCCAGGTCGAGTCGCGCGGCGGCCATGAGCATGCCGGGGATCGACTTGTCGCAGCCCGCGAGCAGCACCGACCCGTCGAGCCGCTCGGCCTGCATGACGACCTCGACCGAGTCGGCGATGACCTCGCGCGAGACGAGCGAGAAGTGCATGCCCTCGTGGCCCATCGAGATGCCGTCGGAGACGGACACCGTGCCGAACTGCAGCGGGTACCCGCCGCCGCTGTGCACGCCCTCCTTCGCGGCCTGCGCGAGGCGGCCGAGCGAGAGGTTGCAGGGCGTGATCTCGTTCCACGACGACGCGATGCCGACCTGGGGCTTGTCCCAGTCCGCGTCACCCATGCCGACCGCGCGGAGCATGCCCCGGCTGGTGGTGGCCTCGATGCCATCCGTGACGACGCGACTGCGGGGCTTGGGATCGATCTCCGACATGGGGTCGAGTCTACGGGCCGCGCGGAGCCGGTTTCGTCGCGGCGACGGCGACGCCGGAGGCATCCGCTCGCCGCCGCGTCAGGTCGACCGTACCGGTCGCGACGCTCAACGGGAGGCGTCGCGGGCGTCGGCGAGCAGTTCGAGGAGCTCGGCCACGTCGTCGGGCCCGTTCAGCCGGTACGCGGCGAGGGACTTGCCCTGCCCGACCTTCACCCCGACGTCCGGGCCCTCGAGGATCGCGAAGGCATCCTCGTCGGTGACGTCGTCGCCGATGTAGAGGACGACGTCGGCGCCCGCGTGCTGGCGGAGGCGGATGAGCGCCTCGCCCTTGTCGCTGGCCCGCACGGCGAACTCGAGCACGTTCTTGCCCGTCCGCGTCGCGAGACCCGGCAGCGCCTGCTCGACCTGATCGCGCGCGCTGCGCTGCAGCGCGGCGCCGGCGCTCGCACCGAGCTTGCGCGTGTGCAGGGCGATCCCGGCCGGCTTGCGCTCGACCCAGGCGCCGTCCGAAGCGGATGCCGCGGACTCGACGATCTCGATGAGCTCACCCAGCCGGGCCAGCTCGCCCTCGCGCAGGTCGATGGTCACTCCCCCGGCGTCCAGCTGCAGCTCGACCCCGTGGGATCCGCTCAGCAGCGCGGCGACGGGGGGCGACGCGACCTCCTTCAGGCTGTCGAGGGCCCGGCCGGACACGAGCGCGACGCGCGTGTCCTCGTGTTCGGACATGCGCTCGATCGCGGCGCGCGCCCGGTCGGTGGCCCGCGCGTCCTCTGGGCGGTCCACGAGCGGTGCGAGGGTCCCGTCGAAGTCGAGCGCGACCAGCAGGCGCGGGGTCTGCGCGAGTCGCGACACCGCGCCCCGCAGCGCGTCGGAGACGCCGCCGGGGATCTTCCCCACGCCCGTGAGGGTCTCGAGGAACGTCGCGGACCAGTTCGCGACGTCGTTCTCGATCACGCGCCGGCGCAGCGCGCGCATGCGGCGCGCCCGCTCGCGCGGGGGCATGTTCACGGCCTCGACCATCGCGTCCTTCAGGCCCTCGATGTCGTGGGGGTTGACGAGCACCGCCTGCCGGAGTTCGTCGGACGCCCCCGTGAACTCGCTGAGCAGGAGCACCCCGTCGTCGTCGTACCGGCTCGCGACGTACTCCTTCGCGACGAGGTTCATGCCGTCGCGCAGTGCCGTCACGAGCATGACGTCGGCCGCGAGGTAGAGCGCCGCCATCTCCTGGCGCGGGTACCCGTGGTGCAGGTAGGTGATCGCCGGGTGCCCGAGCGCGGCATGGTCGCCGTTCAGCCGCCCGACCATGAGCTCGATCTCGTCGCGGAGCTGCCGGTAGGTCTCGACGCGTTCGCGCGAAGGGCTGGCGACCTGCACGAGCGTGGCCTGCTGGACCGACAGCCGCTCGTCGCGGAGCAGCTCGCCGAACGCCTTCATGCGGTGCCGGATGCCCTTGGTGTAGTCGAGCCGATCGACGCCGAGCATCACGACCTCGGGGTCGCCGAGGCTGCGTCGGATCTCGCGGGCGCGCTGCTGGACCTCGGGCGTGCGGGCGAGCTCCTCGAACGCGGCCGCGTCGATCGAGATCGGGAAGTGGCGGGCGACGACGTGTCGCATCTCGCCGTCGGCCCCGGGCACCTCGAGCACGGTGCCCCGGGTCTTGTACCCGAACAGCCGCCGGACCGCGCGCGAGAAGTTGCCGGCGTCGGCCGCGCGCTGGAACCCGATGACGTCGGCGCCGAGCAGCCCGTCGATCACCTGCCTGCGCCACGGCAGCTGCGAGTAGATCCCGTAGGCGGGGAACGGGATGTGGTTGAAGAAGCCGATGACCAGGTCGGGCCGGCTCTCGCGCAGCATGCGCGGGACGAGCTGCAACTGGTAGTCCTGCACCCACACGACCGCGCCGGGCGCTGCGACGCGCGCGGCCGTCTCGGCGAACCGTCGGTTGACGCGCACGTAGGCGTCCCACCACTCGCGGTGGAAGCTCGGCGGCGCGATCACGTCGTGGTAGAGCGGCCAGAGCGTGTCGTTGGAGAACCCCTCGTAGTACTCCTCGAGTTCGTCCTCCGACAGCGGGACCGGCACGATCGAGATGCCGTCGTGCTCGAACGGGTCGAACTCGCGGTCGGCGACGCCGGCCCAGCCGACCCACGCGCCCTCGTTCGCGCGCATCACGGGTTCGAGTGCGGTGACGAGGCCACCGGGCGAGACCTTCCAGCGGGTGTCGGCGCCGTCGCCGCCGACGTAGTCGACGGGGAGCCGGTTCGAGACGACGACCATGTCGTACGTCGTGTCGAAGATCGGGTCCGCCTCGGAGTCGGTTTCGGGCTTCACGGCGTCGGATCCTCCTCGCGGGGTGGATTTCAGGCTAACAGTCACGTGGTCCCATCCGTTCCCCAGCCGTCGGGGATAGACTTCGAGCCTCATGATCCGCATCGGTATGAGCACCACCTGCGTCTACCCGCTCGAGCCCGAGCACGCGTTCCGCATCGCCCGGGAGGCCGGCTTCGACGGGGTCGAGGTCATGGTCACCCAGGAGGCCTCGACGCAGTCCCCCGACGTGCTCCTCGAACTCTCCGAACGCTTCGAGCTGCCGATCCTGTCGATCCATGCGCCGGTGCTGCTGCTCACCCACTTCGTCTGGGGTCGCGATCCGCGCGTGAAGCTCGCGCGGACCGCGGAGTTGGCGAAGGCGGTGGGTGCCGGCAGCGTCGTCGTGCACCCGCCGTTCCGCTGGCAGGCGAGCTACGCGCTGGAGTTCCTGCCGATCGTGCGGGAGCTCTCCGAGGAGCACGGCGTCGAGATCGCGGTCGAGAACATGTTCCCGTGGCGCGCCGCCGGGCGGAACGTGAAGGCGTACGCGCCCGGGTGGGATCCGCGGCAGATGGACTGCGACGCGGTGACCCTCGACTTCTCGCACGCGGCGCTGTCGGGCACCGACAGCATGCAGCTCGCGACCGACCTCGGCGACCGGCTGCGCCACGTGCACCTGTGCGACGGGTCCGGGGCGATCGGCGAGGGCCAGATCTTCGACGAGCACCTGCTGCCCGGGCGCGGCCGCGAGCCGGTCGCCGAGGTGCTTCGCATGCTCGCCGATCAGGGCTGGGGCGGCTCGATCGTCGCCGAGGTCAACACGCGCAAGGCGAAGACCGAGTCCGAACGCCTCGACCTGCTGCGCGAGACGGCGCTGTTCGCGCGCGAGCACACCGCGATCGCGCCTGCGCACGCCTCGCCGTTCCGCCGCGTGATCGACGCGATCGTGCCGGGCCGGCACGCCTGACGCGACGTCGCGACCGTGTCCGGCGACGCCGGGCTCGCGGCCCGGCGTCGCCGTGCGGTCAGGCCGTCGCCGGTGCGGCGGCGGCCACCGAGCGGATGCCGCGGCGGCGCGCGATCACGATCGCGGTGCCCGCGACGCCGACGACCCCGAAGACCACGAGTGCGCCGGCCGCGGCCCAGACGCCCGACCCGCCGACCCCGGCGACGATGAGCTGCATCCCCTGCACCGCCCAGGTGAGGGGCAGGAACGGGCTGATCGCCTGGTACGGACCACTGACGACCTCGAGCGGGTAGACACCGCCGGATGCCGCGAGCTGGAGCACGACGAGCACGAGCGAGACGACCGTCCCGATCCGCCCGAGCCAGGCGGACAGGAACGCGTGCAGCGCGGTGAACGCGACCGCGAGGAGCGCCGAGAACGCGAGGGTCTGCGGGAGCATCGCCCACGAGACCCCGAGCACGGTGTGCATGAGGGCGACGACGGCGAGCGCCTGCGCGAGGCCGATGAGGGCGCCCCGGAACAGGGTGCGCGCGACGAGCGTGCCCGTGGACGCGGTGCTGGCGAGCGCTTCGCGCGTGAAGGGCCGGAACACGAGGAAGAGGG comes from the Agromyces marinus genome and includes:
- the ilvD gene encoding dihydroxy-acid dehydratase yields the protein MSEIDPKPRSRVVTDGIEATTSRGMLRAVGMGDADWDKPQVGIASSWNEITPCNLSLGRLAQAAKEGVHSGGGYPLQFGTVSVSDGISMGHEGMHFSLVSREVIADSVEVVMQAERLDGSVLLAGCDKSIPGMLMAAARLDLASVFLYAGSIAPGWVRLSDGTEKDITIIDSFEAVGAVKAGKMSEEDAKRIECAFAPGEGACGGMYTANTMASVAEALGLSLPGSASPASADRRRDYYAHRSGEAVVNLLKQGITARQILTKEAFENAIAVGMALGGSTNIVLHLLAIAREAEVDLTLDDFNRIGSKVPHIGDLKPFGKYVMNDVDRRGGVPVLMKALLDAGLLHGDVLTVTGRTMRENLEEMDLPGLDGEVLHTLDDPIHETGGLTILHGSLAPEGAVVKTAGFDAAVFEGPARVFERERSAMDALTNGEITHGDVVVIRYEGPKGGPGMREMLAITAAIKGAGLGKDVLLLTDGRFSGGTTGLCIGHLAPEAVDAGPIALVRDGDLIRVDIAARSIDLLVDETELAARREGWAPLPPRYTRGVLAKYSKLARSAAEGATTG
- a CDS encoding bifunctional alpha,alpha-trehalose-phosphate synthase (UDP-forming)/trehalose-phosphatase, which encodes MVVVSNRLPVDYVGGDGADTRWKVSPGGLVTALEPVMRANEGAWVGWAGVADREFDPFEHDGISIVPVPLSEDELEEYYEGFSNDTLWPLYHDVIAPPSFHREWWDAYVRVNRRFAETAARVAAPGAVVWVQDYQLQLVPRMLRESRPDLVIGFFNHIPFPAYGIYSQLPWRRQVIDGLLGADVIGFQRAADAGNFSRAVRRLFGYKTRGTVLEVPGADGEMRHVVARHFPISIDAAAFEELARTPEVQQRAREIRRSLGDPEVVMLGVDRLDYTKGIRHRMKAFGELLRDERLSVQQATLVQVASPSRERVETYRQLRDEIELMVGRLNGDHAALGHPAITYLHHGYPRQEMAALYLAADVMLVTALRDGMNLVAKEYVASRYDDDGVLLLSEFTGASDELRQAVLVNPHDIEGLKDAMVEAVNMPPRERARRMRALRRRVIENDVANWSATFLETLTGVGKIPGGVSDALRGAVSRLAQTPRLLVALDFDGTLAPLVDRPEDARATDRARAAIERMSEHEDTRVALVSGRALDSLKEVASPPVAALLSGSHGVELQLDAGGVTIDLREGELARLGELIEIVESAASASDGAWVERKPAGIALHTRKLGASAGAALQRSARDQVEQALPGLATRTGKNVLEFAVRASDKGEALIRLRQHAGADVVLYIGDDVTDEDAFAILEGPDVGVKVGQGKSLAAYRLNGPDDVAELLELLADARDASR
- a CDS encoding sugar phosphate isomerase/epimerase family protein; protein product: MIRIGMSTTCVYPLEPEHAFRIAREAGFDGVEVMVTQEASTQSPDVLLELSERFELPILSIHAPVLLLTHFVWGRDPRVKLARTAELAKAVGAGSVVVHPPFRWQASYALEFLPIVRELSEEHGVEIAVENMFPWRAAGRNVKAYAPGWDPRQMDCDAVTLDFSHAALSGTDSMQLATDLGDRLRHVHLCDGSGAIGEGQIFDEHLLPGRGREPVAEVLRMLADQGWGGSIVAEVNTRKAKTESERLDLLRETALFAREHTAIAPAHASPFRRVIDAIVPGRHA